One Microbacterium sp. zg-B96 genomic region harbors:
- a CDS encoding RNA-binding S4 domain-containing protein has translation MTNPAPIDDVSIGGEGIRLGQFLKFAGILDSGGDVKEAIIDGYVTVNGEVDRRRGRQLQVGDIVGFEEHRVRVCP, from the coding sequence ATGACGAACCCGGCTCCGATCGACGACGTCTCGATCGGCGGCGAGGGCATTCGCCTCGGGCAGTTCCTGAAGTTCGCGGGGATCCTCGACTCCGGTGGAGACGTGAAGGAAGCCATCATCGACGGCTACGTGACCGTGAACGGCGAGGTCGATCGCCGCCGCGGACGGCAGTTGCAGGTCGGCGACATCGTCGGCTTCGAGGAACACCGGGTTCGCGTCTGCCCGTGA